In the genome of Actinomadura graeca, one region contains:
- a CDS encoding pentapeptide repeat-containing protein encodes MDEDDEEIAPGITRDRIHPYAALPGADLYGVDLAGANLLGADLTGADLSGADLTGADLTRANLADAGLADGRLIRTRLVGADLSGANLLGADLTGADLTGANLSGRGSSLWSGLLGDVRLSQVRLNGVDLGGAYLSGAYLSGADLIHADLSDTDLSDTDLSGADLSGADLSGADLTGADLTEAILIGTRLLRARWTGAEAEGLQDRPGSWGETRWPAAWETGIRQRSAQVARGVYEVVGEDPGGPA; translated from the coding sequence GTGGATGAGGACGACGAGGAGATCGCGCCCGGCATCACCCGGGACCGCATCCATCCCTACGCCGCCCTGCCCGGCGCGGACCTGTATGGCGTGGACCTGGCCGGTGCGAACCTGCTCGGCGCGGATCTCACCGGCGCGGACCTGTCCGGCGCGGACCTGACCGGCGCGGATCTGACCCGCGCGAACCTGGCCGACGCGGGCCTGGCCGACGGGCGTCTGATCCGCACGCGCCTGGTCGGCGCGGACCTGTCCGGCGCGAACCTGCTCGGTGCCGACCTCACCGGTGCCGACCTCACCGGCGCGAACCTGTCTGGGCGCGGGTCTTCTCTCTGGTCCGGTCTCCTGGGCGATGTCCGCCTGTCCCAGGTGCGGCTGAACGGCGTGGACCTGGGCGGCGCGTACCTGTCCGGCGCGTACCTGTCCGGCGCGGACCTGATCCACGCGGACCTGTCCGACACGGACCTGTCCGACACGGACCTGTCCGGCGCGGACCTGTCCGGCGCGGACCTGTCCGGCGCGGACCTGACCGGCGCGGATCTGACCGAGGCGATCTTGATCGGCACCCGGCTGCTGCGGGCGCGCTGGACGGGGGCCGAGGCGGAGGGACTCCAGGATCGGCCCGGGTCCTGGGGGGAGACGCGGTGGCCCGCGGCCTGGGAGACCGGGATACGGCAGCGGTCGGCGCAGGTCGCGCGGGGCGTGTACGAGGTGGTAGGCGAGGATCCCGGTGGACCCGCGTAG
- a CDS encoding NPCBM/NEW2 domain-containing protein has protein sequence MLLAAGAGAVATLIVVALVTAAVSAGPSSAGPSSAGPSSAGPSSAGPSSAGQGVPPRGTDPPATAEPPGSPPDRPAQKVYLTDLEPAEETPSLYHAWKNGPVTVDGQNYVHGMTVLSDCGKGDRQYALSRGYSRFRAAVGLADDTEDTSPVSFKITGDGKTIHSGTVQLRRPAHIDLDMRGLVRLGLETTRDECGTSTSVSVAIGEPQLEP, from the coding sequence ATGCTCCTGGCGGCCGGTGCCGGCGCCGTGGCCACGCTCATCGTCGTCGCACTGGTGACCGCAGCCGTGTCCGCTGGCCCCTCCTCCGCTGGCCCCTCCTCCGCTGGCCCCTCCTCCGCTGGCCCCTCCTCCGCTGGCCCCTCCTCCGCAGGCCAAGGCGTCCCCCCGCGCGGCACTGACCCTCCGGCCACGGCCGAACCACCGGGTTCGCCCCCCGACCGGCCTGCCCAGAAGGTCTATCTGACAGATCTTGAACCTGCCGAGGAGACCCCCAGTCTCTACCATGCTTGGAAGAATGGACCGGTAACTGTTGACGGACAGAACTATGTCCATGGCATGACGGTTTTGAGTGATTGCGGGAAAGGAGATCGTCAGTACGCCCTCAGCCGCGGCTACAGCCGCTTTCGTGCTGCCGTGGGACTCGCCGACGATACAGAAGACACCTCGCCCGTTTCGTTCAAAATAACCGGCGATGGGAAGACCATCCATTCAGGGACGGTCCAGCTGCGCCGCCCCGCGCACATCGACCTCGACATGCGCGGCCTGGTACGCCTTGGTCTCGAAACAACCAGAGACGAATGCGGAACAAGCACGTCTGTCAGCGTGGCCATCGGTGAACCCCAACTGGAGCCATGA
- a CDS encoding PIN domain-containing protein, producing the protein MHLRLLPGATPDSIFKPLERVRNALENLGSQHYSAAVGRRNDYLRWVNTSVAALRHVLPPGELDRLLMTPAYWHIHAIDAVDLAVNTDTINNEIDFRKTELRQIEETLQAQRDRWAAARVVVPDTSMFCRHAVKLAEWDLAEHLRMAEGEPLHIAVPLVVVEELDRLKESGRKHTRWRAGHATGVLNGKLPRPQEPGILREAGFKPGRGAITLEILMDRPGHVRLPIEDAEIVDQAFAVQGLAAHPVTVATYDTGQTMEARSRGLQVLNLHLAPTEPEPPQE; encoded by the coding sequence ATGCACCTTCGACTCCTCCCGGGAGCGACCCCGGACAGCATCTTCAAGCCGCTCGAACGGGTCCGCAACGCCCTGGAAAACCTCGGCAGCCAGCACTACTCAGCCGCCGTCGGGCGTCGAAACGACTACCTTCGCTGGGTCAACACCTCGGTCGCCGCCCTCCGGCACGTCCTGCCCCCCGGTGAGCTCGACCGTCTGCTCATGACGCCGGCGTACTGGCACATCCACGCCATCGACGCCGTGGACCTGGCGGTCAACACCGACACCATCAACAACGAGATCGACTTCCGCAAGACCGAGCTGAGGCAGATCGAGGAGACCTTGCAGGCGCAGCGGGACCGCTGGGCGGCCGCCAGGGTCGTGGTGCCCGACACCTCGATGTTCTGCAGGCACGCGGTCAAGCTCGCAGAATGGGACCTGGCCGAGCACCTGCGAATGGCCGAGGGCGAGCCTCTGCACATCGCCGTACCGCTCGTCGTCGTTGAGGAACTGGACCGTCTCAAGGAGAGCGGCCGCAAGCACACCCGGTGGCGCGCTGGCCACGCCACCGGAGTCCTCAACGGGAAGCTGCCCAGACCGCAGGAACCCGGCATCCTGCGCGAGGCGGGCTTCAAGCCGGGGCGCGGCGCCATCACCCTGGAGATCCTGATGGACCGGCCCGGCCATGTACGCCTGCCCATCGAGGACGCCGAGATCGTCGACCAGGCATTCGCCGTCCAAGGGCTCGCCGCCCACCCGGTCACCGTGGCCACCTATGACACCGGCCAGACCATGGAAGCCCGCTCTCGCGGCTTGCAGGTGCTGAACCTGCACCTGGCACCGACGGAGCCGGAGCCCCCTCAGGAGTAG
- the tgmC gene encoding ATP-grasp peptide maturase system methyltransferase, which translates to MSDHPPTTADLQVSAAALRGELARALDAQGLLEDPGWRRAVQTVPRHRFVAGFYTDTGRHDQEGLPIWEPVTQNIDPGRWLEGAYSDTTLITQFDGTETDWNRPAPRAGGAPTSSSTLPSLVLRMWLDAEVAEGHNVLEIGTGTGYSTALVCERLGDRGDVMSLEVDPARLAQAADALNACGYAVGLAVADGLHGYWPHAPYDRIVAACSVRIVPAAWLAQTRSGGKILTTLSGWLYGYARVLLTVTDPGTAHGPLLPGTISFMAARLQERPAPGNPADWDALTRNLPAEPTRHDPARLEQGTDEAFFGRFLAQLTTPHAQLLTADEDTLHLIDVTDGSAATLTRHHDTWHVHQTGPTRLWDAIQTTWDTWDQAGRPGPQHFHLTITHGRQNIAHTTTPDLSFPLI; encoded by the coding sequence GTGTCCGACCACCCGCCTACGACCGCCGACCTTCAGGTCTCGGCCGCCGCGCTGCGCGGCGAGCTGGCGCGCGCGCTCGATGCCCAGGGGCTGCTGGAGGATCCTGGCTGGCGGCGCGCGGTGCAGACGGTACCGCGGCACCGGTTCGTGGCCGGCTTCTATACCGACACCGGCCGACACGACCAGGAGGGTCTGCCGATCTGGGAGCCGGTCACCCAGAACATCGACCCCGGGCGGTGGCTGGAGGGCGCCTACAGCGACACCACCCTCATCACCCAGTTCGACGGCACGGAAACCGACTGGAATCGGCCGGCCCCGCGCGCCGGTGGCGCGCCGACGTCATCGTCCACGCTGCCGTCACTGGTGCTGCGGATGTGGCTGGACGCCGAGGTGGCCGAGGGTCACAACGTGCTGGAGATCGGGACCGGCACCGGCTACTCCACCGCCCTGGTCTGCGAACGCCTCGGGGACCGCGGCGATGTCATGTCGCTGGAGGTCGACCCCGCCCGGCTGGCCCAGGCGGCCGACGCGCTGAACGCCTGCGGGTACGCAGTGGGCCTGGCGGTCGCCGACGGGCTGCATGGGTACTGGCCGCACGCCCCCTACGACCGCATCGTCGCCGCCTGCTCCGTCCGCATCGTCCCGGCCGCGTGGCTCGCCCAGACCCGGTCCGGCGGCAAGATCCTCACCACCCTGTCAGGCTGGTTGTACGGCTACGCCCGGGTCCTGCTCACTGTCACCGACCCGGGTACCGCGCATGGGCCGCTGCTGCCGGGCACCATCTCCTTCATGGCCGCCCGCCTCCAGGAACGTCCCGCACCCGGCAACCCCGCCGACTGGGACGCCCTCACCCGCAACCTCCCGGCCGAACCCACGCGGCACGACCCGGCACGGCTGGAACAGGGCACCGACGAGGCGTTCTTCGGCCGGTTCCTGGCCCAGCTCACGACCCCGCACGCCCAACTCCTCACCGCAGATGAAGACACCCTGCACCTGATCGACGTGACCGACGGATCAGCCGCCACCCTCACCCGCCATCACGACACCTGGCACGTCCACCAAACCGGACCGACTCGGCTATGGGACGCCATCCAAACGACATGGGACACCTGGGACCAAGCCGGTCGTCCAGGCCCGCAGCACTTTCACCTGACCATCACCCACGGACGGCAGAACATCGCCCACACCACGACACCCGACCTGTCGTTCCCTCTCATATGA
- a CDS encoding putative ATP-grasp-modified RiPP has translation MCARWRPIGVNEHPPVEGASPLDAQTTPFGRKDGAGAAPWGWSRAVDRLPESPSDYVGVVLDPLTQTARYIDADDQVIEAGRHGTNKTRGTATKSGGGDGKGPQEQVQDDNTTDYETD, from the coding sequence ATGTGCGCTAGATGGCGTCCGATAGGCGTCAACGAACACCCTCCTGTGGAAGGAGCCTCGCCGTTGGACGCGCAGACAACCCCCTTCGGGCGAAAAGACGGCGCAGGGGCAGCCCCGTGGGGATGGTCCAGGGCGGTCGACCGGTTACCAGAGTCACCTTCGGACTACGTTGGTGTGGTGCTGGATCCGCTCACGCAGACCGCCCGGTACATCGATGCCGACGATCAGGTGATCGAGGCGGGCAGACACGGGACCAACAAAACCAGGGGCACCGCGACCAAGTCGGGCGGCGGGGACGGCAAGGGGCCTCAAGAACAGGTCCAAGACGACAACACCACCGACTACGAAACGGACTAG
- a CDS encoding phosphotransferase family protein, translating to MFVKGARKEPGRDGPEVATLRNEARINPHVQPYAPRLLWSVEEAGWLLLGFEHVQARHADYTPGSPDLALLAKTVEALQATPAPDAVTLRVERRWQPVLDDVSAMAGHTLIHADLNPDNLLITDESRAYVVDWTFTSRGAAWVELALLIPWLLKAGHHPGQVAHWLSRFPSWTRTAPADIDRLAWAFAETWRRRSTADPGIAWKAELAALGQQWADHRQLGPAV from the coding sequence GTGTTCGTCAAGGGCGCTCGCAAGGAACCCGGCCGGGACGGCCCCGAGGTCGCGACCCTGCGCAACGAGGCCCGGATCAACCCGCACGTGCAGCCGTATGCGCCCCGCCTCCTCTGGAGTGTCGAGGAGGCGGGATGGCTGCTGCTGGGCTTTGAGCACGTCCAGGCCCGCCACGCCGACTACACACCCGGTTCCCCCGATCTTGCCCTGCTGGCCAAGACCGTAGAGGCGCTCCAGGCGACGCCCGCACCCGACGCGGTGACACTCCGGGTCGAGCGGCGCTGGCAACCGGTCCTAGACGACGTGTCCGCCATGGCGGGCCACACGCTGATCCACGCCGACCTGAACCCGGACAACCTGCTGATCACCGATGAGAGCCGCGCCTACGTGGTGGACTGGACCTTCACCTCGCGTGGAGCCGCCTGGGTGGAGCTGGCCCTGCTCATCCCCTGGCTGCTCAAAGCCGGCCACCACCCCGGCCAGGTGGCGCACTGGCTGTCCCGGTTCCCCTCCTGGACCCGCACCGCTCCTGCCGACATCGACCGCCTCGCCTGGGCATTCGCCGAAACCTGGCGGCGCCGCAGCACCGCAGACCCCGGCATCGCCTGGAAAGCCGAACTGGCCGCCCTAGGGCAGCAGTGGGCCGATCACCGTCAGCTCGGACCCGCCGTGTAG
- a CDS encoding ISL3 family transposase — protein MTISAQTTTSEARCPTCGSVSRYRHGRYRRRLDDVTVGGRRTVIDLAVQRFRCAADGCPRRTFTEQIEGLTERFARRTPRLRRVFERFMQVLAGRPAARLTQYLAIPVSQNTLLRLLRRRPERPRAAAPRVLGVDDFATRKGHVYATILLDMQTGERVEVLPDRTAATLAGWLREHPGAEIVCRDRGGAYAEAVRAAAPDAVQVADRFHVWRNLCEAVHKCVAHHRACLAEPTGDKSSEQVAPASPHTGSPAVPAEWEGVRVSQRRERHAAVHELRAKGIGISAIADALGLDRKTVRRYAHAATPEDVTPAPAGRRGTRVAPFLPYLHERWNQGCTDAARLCAEIAERGYTGSQRTVRRHLQAVRASGKPAPEVAKQLSVRRATHLITSHPDHLDDNATLRLKQLLARCPELDAVAACVESFATMMADLDGRRLPHWLQQAEATGFPPLKSLVNGIRQDLDAVTAGLSTHWNSGRVEGNVNRIKRIKRDGYGRALFDLLRLQILHAD, from the coding sequence GTGACGATCTCCGCCCAGACGACGACGTCGGAGGCCAGGTGCCCGACCTGCGGGTCGGTGTCGCGGTACCGGCATGGCCGGTATCGCCGCAGGCTCGACGACGTGACGGTGGGTGGTCGGCGGACGGTGATCGACCTGGCGGTGCAGCGCTTCCGCTGCGCGGCGGACGGGTGCCCGCGGCGCACGTTCACCGAGCAGATCGAGGGGCTGACCGAGCGGTTCGCCCGCCGGACCCCGCGGCTGCGGCGCGTCTTCGAACGATTCATGCAAGTGCTGGCCGGGCGCCCGGCCGCTCGACTCACCCAGTATCTGGCGATCCCGGTCAGCCAGAACACGCTGCTGCGGCTGCTGCGCCGCCGGCCCGAGCGACCACGGGCGGCCGCGCCGCGCGTGCTGGGCGTGGACGACTTCGCCACCCGCAAAGGCCACGTCTACGCCACGATCCTGCTGGACATGCAGACCGGCGAACGGGTGGAGGTGCTGCCCGATCGGACCGCCGCCACGTTGGCCGGCTGGCTGCGTGAGCATCCCGGGGCGGAGATCGTGTGCCGCGATCGGGGCGGGGCCTATGCCGAGGCCGTGCGGGCCGCCGCCCCGGACGCGGTGCAGGTGGCGGACCGTTTCCATGTCTGGAGGAACCTGTGCGAGGCGGTGCACAAGTGCGTGGCGCACCACCGCGCCTGTCTCGCCGAGCCGACCGGCGACAAGTCGTCGGAGCAGGTGGCGCCAGCCTCACCGCACACCGGCTCCCCGGCCGTTCCGGCCGAGTGGGAAGGCGTGCGGGTGTCTCAGCGGCGCGAGCGGCACGCGGCGGTGCACGAACTGCGGGCCAAGGGCATCGGGATCTCTGCGATCGCCGACGCGCTCGGCCTGGACCGCAAGACCGTGCGCCGCTACGCGCACGCCGCCACTCCCGAGGACGTGACGCCCGCCCCGGCTGGCCGGCGCGGAACGCGCGTCGCCCCGTTCCTGCCCTACCTGCATGAACGCTGGAACCAGGGATGCACCGACGCCGCCCGGTTGTGCGCCGAGATCGCTGAACGCGGCTACACCGGCAGCCAGCGCACCGTCCGCCGGCATCTCCAGGCCGTGCGCGCCAGCGGAAAGCCCGCTCCGGAAGTCGCGAAGCAGCTCAGCGTCCGCCGCGCCACCCACCTGATCACCAGCCACCCCGACCACCTGGACGACAACGCCACACTCCGGCTCAAGCAGCTGCTGGCCCGCTGCCCCGAACTCGACGCCGTCGCCGCCTGCGTGGAGTCTTTCGCCACGATGATGGCCGACCTGGACGGACGCCGCTTACCCCACTGGCTCCAACAGGCCGAAGCCACCGGCTTCCCGCCCCTGAAAAGCCTAGTCAACGGAATCCGCCAGGACCTCGACGCAGTGACCGCAGGCCTGAGCACCCACTGGAACTCCGGCCGCGTCGAAGGCAACGTCAACCGGATCAAACGAATCAAACGAGACGGCTACGGCCGCGCGCTCTTCGACCTTCTCCGCCTCCAAATCCTCCACGCCGACTGA
- a CDS encoding IS982 family transposase → MKTNLDALLIALYVHLDDHVLPSVVRPGRRGPSRVLNDAELTCVAVAQVLLGCDSERRWLRGAPARIGHLFPRLPGQSQYNRHLRDAAPALFAAAMWLVRQIPSWHDRLRLMDGTPVRCGASRTTVDRSALGEIAGYGMDRSHHAFYWGAKLMLITTAEGAVCAFSLAHPKELDERKQAVHLLHVRQAAPGPCPIVCDKGFAGAGVEKAAADLGHILIRPVRDDEPEPAVTVFPGWLRQRIEAVIWTLKNQLGLERHAARTTKGLWTRLCQRICALNAAIWHNWLINAKVIRSLTAYDH, encoded by the coding sequence GTGAAGACAAACCTGGACGCCCTTCTGATCGCACTCTATGTCCACCTGGACGACCATGTCCTGCCGTCGGTGGTCCGGCCTGGCAGGCGCGGCCCTTCGCGGGTCCTCAACGATGCCGAGCTGACCTGTGTGGCCGTCGCGCAAGTCCTGCTCGGCTGCGATTCCGAGCGGCGGTGGCTGCGAGGCGCCCCGGCCAGGATCGGGCACCTGTTCCCGCGGCTGCCCGGCCAGTCTCAGTACAACCGGCATCTGCGCGATGCCGCCCCCGCCCTGTTCGCCGCCGCGATGTGGCTGGTGCGGCAGATTCCGTCCTGGCACGACCGGCTGCGGCTGATGGACGGCACCCCGGTGCGCTGCGGTGCCTCACGCACCACCGTGGACCGCTCGGCCCTGGGCGAGATCGCCGGGTACGGGATGGACAGATCGCACCACGCCTTCTACTGGGGCGCCAAGCTGATGCTGATCACCACCGCCGAGGGCGCGGTCTGCGCCTTCAGCCTGGCCCACCCCAAAGAGCTGGACGAGCGCAAGCAGGCGGTGCACCTGCTGCACGTCCGGCAGGCCGCGCCGGGACCGTGCCCGATCGTGTGCGACAAGGGATTCGCCGGCGCCGGGGTGGAAAAGGCCGCCGCCGATCTGGGCCACATCCTGATCCGCCCGGTCCGCGACGACGAGCCCGAGCCCGCCGTGACGGTGTTCCCGGGCTGGCTGCGCCAGCGCATCGAGGCAGTGATCTGGACGCTGAAGAACCAGCTCGGGCTGGAACGCCACGCCGCACGCACCACCAAAGGGCTGTGGACACGCCTGTGCCAGCGCATCTGCGCACTCAACGCCGCAATCTGGCACAACTGGCTGATCAACGCAAAGGTCATACGGTCACTGACCGCCTACGACCACTAA
- a CDS encoding GNAT family N-acetyltransferase yields MTGEIYVRAWQRAFVDILPQSHLDSMDVGAEASAWEPLLRPSRWPAAGALLAEDDHAAVAFAVFSAADIPGSAELATLYALPEVWGAGVGRRLLAATTQAMRRADYRNASLWVLAANRRARRFYEAAGWHWDGTVVDDPSAGLALPKLRYRCSLS; encoded by the coding sequence GTGACCGGCGAGATCTATGTTCGGGCCTGGCAAAGAGCTTTCGTGGACATCCTCCCTCAGAGCCACCTCGACTCCATGGACGTCGGCGCGGAGGCCTCGGCTTGGGAGCCGCTGCTTCGGCCCTCGCGATGGCCCGCGGCCGGGGCGCTGCTGGCCGAGGACGATCATGCCGCGGTGGCCTTCGCGGTGTTCAGCGCCGCCGACATCCCGGGTAGCGCGGAGCTGGCGACTCTCTATGCACTGCCCGAGGTGTGGGGGGCAGGGGTCGGACGGCGGCTCCTGGCTGCCACGACCCAAGCCATGCGGCGGGCCGACTACCGGAACGCGAGCTTGTGGGTGTTGGCGGCCAACAGGCGGGCCAGGCGCTTCTATGAGGCTGCAGGCTGGCACTGGGACGGCACCGTCGTTGATGATCCGTCCGCCGGGCTCGCCCTGCCCAAGCTCCGCTACCGCTGTTCACTGTCCTGA
- a CDS encoding pentapeptide repeat-containing protein yields MRADFGGRRLVDEDDEEIAPSITRDRIHPYADLTDADLTDANLKGANLTGADLNGAHLTRANLVGEP; encoded by the coding sequence ATGCGTGCGGACTTCGGCGGGCGGCGGCTGGTGGATGAGGACGACGAGGAGATCGCGCCCAGTATCACTCGGGACCGCATCCACCCCTACGCCGACCTGACCGACGCGGACCTGACCGACGCGAACCTGAAGGGCGCGAACCTAACCGGCGCGGATTTGAACGGCGCGCACCTGACACGCGCAAACCTGGTCGGCGAACCTTGA
- a CDS encoding tetratricopeptide repeat protein — translation MLGVAASVGAGVPPLVVPAGWPLVWRALIAAVVAGLAGASGSYFGVVLTRTEDAAGAREALEAALEPLDAPRPGWAAAEGEEAGGDARRVLEVLVPQWCPTAFWGRRAELDRWWQWCQDQAASALLMLEGPGGCGKTRLALRAAGQVAGDGWVTGWLGQGKAAQVLDAAASVDEGRVLVLVDDADTRSDLGALLEAVAGYRGRARLRVMLITRNGAGLVQALAGQLPERHSALLTRAGVMSLGPLGGTGDLVRWYGEAVRAFAADRDAPAPPVSATVAPVRAGQTLMQMLAEALTAVLRAAPAAAPSPVPSAEPTPADEVARVLFEHEARWWRATAELRRWGLTDVTDVLLARLMVALVLFAPEGEQAAVEVVRRIPDLADAPGERVANLVRWARTLYPPGAAAEVRIGPDVLTDWFVTTHLTGTDDGRDLARALLAGLSQEQAGRVLTVLARAGEDHPPARTLFEQVLDRDPVRLAHHAVHAALTSLRRRDLDHATATALARADLDPDTTARLTALIPAYVLPRCAVALARRHLHHTRTTANPPALARALTGLTSALFGVGEHDEQLRVAEEAVGLCRELAADDSAHRPALARALTGLTSALFGVGEHDEQLRVAEEAVGLCRELAADDSAHRPALARALTGLTSALGYVGEHDEQLRVAREAVGLFRELAADNPAHRPDLAHTLTGLAAALDRLGELDEQLRVAEEAVGLCRELAADDSAHRPALARALTGLAAALDQLGEHDEARRVAREAVGLCRELAADNPAHRPALAHALTGLAAALDYVGEREELLRVVREAVGLCRELAADNRAHRPRLAHALTNLAVIPDQAGEHDEQLRVAEEAVGLFRELAADNSTYQPVLAHALTNLAAVLDQAGEHDEFLRVAREAVGLFRELAADNPAHRPRLAHALIGLTSALDRVGGYDEALRVDREAVELYRDLAARYPKRFHQLYIETRGDLQRRLVRRGDDDAIALDM, via the coding sequence GTGCTGGGGGTAGCGGCCAGTGTCGGCGCGGGGGTGCCGCCGCTGGTGGTCCCGGCGGGGTGGCCGCTGGTATGGCGGGCTTTGATCGCTGCGGTGGTGGCGGGGCTGGCCGGAGCGAGCGGTTCGTACTTCGGGGTGGTGCTGACACGGACCGAGGACGCCGCCGGTGCCCGGGAGGCGCTGGAGGCGGCCCTGGAACCGCTGGATGCGCCGCGCCCCGGATGGGCCGCAGCGGAAGGCGAGGAGGCCGGGGGCGACGCGCGCAGGGTGCTGGAGGTGCTGGTGCCGCAGTGGTGCCCGACCGCGTTCTGGGGGCGGCGCGCCGAGCTGGATCGATGGTGGCAGTGGTGCCAGGACCAGGCCGCCTCGGCGCTGCTGATGCTGGAGGGACCGGGCGGGTGCGGCAAGACCCGCCTGGCGTTACGCGCCGCCGGGCAGGTCGCCGGGGACGGATGGGTGACCGGGTGGCTGGGCCAGGGCAAGGCCGCACAGGTGCTGGATGCCGCCGCATCGGTGGACGAGGGCAGGGTGCTGGTCCTGGTCGATGACGCCGACACCCGGTCGGACCTTGGGGCGCTGTTGGAGGCGGTGGCAGGGTACCGGGGGCGGGCGCGGCTGCGTGTGATGTTGATCACCCGCAATGGCGCCGGGCTGGTTCAGGCGCTGGCCGGGCAGCTCCCCGAACGGCACAGCGCGCTGCTGACGCGCGCCGGTGTGATGTCGCTGGGGCCGCTGGGCGGGACCGGTGACCTGGTCCGCTGGTATGGGGAGGCGGTGCGCGCGTTCGCCGCCGACCGCGACGCGCCGGCACCGCCGGTGTCGGCGACGGTGGCGCCGGTGCGCGCCGGGCAGACGCTGATGCAGATGCTGGCCGAGGCACTGACCGCGGTACTGCGCGCAGCGCCCGCCGCGGCACCGTCCCCTGTCCCTTCTGCGGAGCCGACACCGGCCGATGAGGTCGCACGGGTGCTGTTCGAGCATGAGGCGCGCTGGTGGCGCGCGACGGCGGAGCTGCGGCGATGGGGGCTCACAGACGTCACCGATGTGCTGCTGGCGCGGTTGATGGTCGCGTTGGTGCTGTTCGCGCCCGAGGGTGAGCAGGCGGCGGTGGAAGTAGTGCGGCGGATCCCCGACCTGGCCGACGCACCTGGCGAACGAGTGGCCAACCTGGTCCGCTGGGCCCGCACCCTGTACCCGCCCGGTGCCGCCGCAGAGGTACGGATCGGCCCGGACGTGCTGACCGACTGGTTCGTCACCACCCACCTCACCGGCACTGACGACGGCCGTGATCTTGCCCGGGCGCTGCTGGCCGGGTTGAGCCAGGAACAGGCCGGGCGGGTATTGACCGTGCTGGCCCGCGCCGGCGAAGACCACCCGCCCGCGCGGACCCTGTTCGAGCAGGTCCTGGATCGGGACCCGGTAAGGCTGGCCCACCACGCCGTCCACGCCGCGCTCACCAGCCTGCGCCGCCGCGACCTGGACCACGCCACCGCCACCGCCCTAGCCCGCGCCGACCTCGACCCCGACACCACCGCCCGCCTCACCGCCCTGATCCCCGCCTACGTCTTACCCCGCTGCGCCGTGGCATTGGCCCGCCGCCACCTGCACCACACCCGCACCACCGCGAACCCACCCGCCCTCGCCCGCGCCCTGACCGGCCTCACGTCTGCCCTGTTCGGTGTAGGTGAGCATGACGAGCAACTGCGGGTGGCGGAGGAGGCGGTCGGGTTGTGCCGGGAGCTGGCCGCCGACGACTCCGCCCACCGACCCGCCCTCGCCCGCGCCCTGACCGGCCTCACGTCTGCCCTGTTCGGTGTAGGTGAGCATGACGAGCAACTGCGGGTGGCGGAGGAGGCGGTCGGGTTGTGCCGGGAGCTGGCCGCCGACGACTCCGCCCACCGACCCGCCCTCGCCCGCGCCCTGACCGGCCTCACGTCTGCCCTGGGCTATGTGGGTGAGCATGACGAGCAACTGCGGGTGGCGCGGGAGGCGGTCGGGTTGTTTCGGGAGCTGGCCGCCGACAACCCCGCCCACCGACCCGACCTCGCTCATACCCTGACCGGCCTCGCGGCCGCCCTGGACAGGCTGGGTGAGCTTGACGAGCAACTGCGGGTGGCGGAGGAGGCGGTCGGGTTGTGCCGGGAGCTGGCCGCCGACGACTCCGCCCACCGTCCCGCCCTCGCCCGCGCCCTGACCGGCCTCGCGGCCGCCCTGGATCAGCTGGGTGAGCATGACGAGGCACGGCGGGTGGCCCGGGAGGCGGTCGGTTTGTGCCGGGAGCTGGCCGCCGACAACCCCGCCCACCGACCCGCCCTCGCCCACGCCCTGACCGGCCTCGCGGCCGCCCTGGACTATGTAGGTGAGCGCGAGGAACTACTGCGGGTGGTGCGGGAGGCGGTCGGTTTGTGCCGGGAGCTGGCCGCCGACAACCGCGCCCACCGTCCCCGGCTCGCCCACGCCTTGACCAATCTCGCGGTCATCCCGGACCAGGCGGGTGAGCATGACGAGCAACTGCGGGTGGCGGAGGAGGCGGTCGGGTTGTTCCGGGAGCTGGCCGCCGACAACTCCACCTACCAACCCGTCCTCGCTCATGCCCTGACCAATCTCGCGGCCGTCCTGGACCAGGCGGGTGAGCATGACGAGTTTCTGCGGGTGGCGCGGGAGGCGGTCGGGTTGTTCCGGGAGCTGGCCGCCGACAACCCCGCCCACCGTCCCCGGCTCGCCCACGCCCTGATCGGCCTCACGTCCGCTCTAGACCGGGTGGGTGGGTATGACGAGGCACTGCGGGTAGACCGGGAGGCGGTCGAGCTGTATCGAGACCTGGCCGCCCGCTATCCGAAACGGTTCCACCAGCTCTATATCGAGACCCGAGGCGACCTGCAGCGACGGTTGGTCCGACGCGGCGACGACGACGCCATCGCCCTCGACATGTAA